A stretch of Schaalia odontolytica DNA encodes these proteins:
- a CDS encoding isochorismatase family protein, with the protein MARALIIVDVQPTFCEGGALPVTGGNAIAEAVAAYVDAHRDEYQLIVTTQDWHIDPGAHFSETPDFVDTWPPHGVAGTAEAELHPALAHVNADVTIKKGQYKAAYSGFEGTTEEGETLEQVLRNAGITDVDVVGLAESHCVACTAVDAARADFKTRVLRELTAPVTEELGASARQWMTSEHVEIV; encoded by the coding sequence ATGGCCCGCGCACTCATTATCGTCGACGTTCAGCCCACGTTCTGCGAAGGTGGTGCTCTCCCCGTGACGGGCGGTAACGCCATCGCCGAGGCCGTGGCCGCCTACGTGGACGCGCACCGCGACGAGTACCAGCTGATCGTCACGACGCAGGATTGGCACATCGATCCGGGCGCTCACTTCTCCGAGACGCCGGATTTCGTGGACACCTGGCCCCCGCACGGCGTCGCGGGCACGGCCGAGGCCGAGCTGCACCCTGCTCTCGCGCACGTGAACGCGGACGTGACGATTAAGAAAGGCCAGTACAAGGCCGCCTACTCGGGCTTCGAGGGAACGACCGAGGAGGGCGAGACGCTGGAGCAGGTCCTGCGCAACGCTGGCATCACGGACGTGGACGTCGTGGGCCTCGCCGAGTCGCACTGCGTCGCATGCACGGCGGTCGACGCCGCTCGCGCGGACTTCAAGACGCGTGTCCTGCGTGAGCTGACCGCGCCCGTGACCGAGGAGCTGGGCGCGTCGGCCCGCCAGTGGATGACGTCGGAGCACGTCGAGATCGTCTGA